One genomic window of Arthrobacter caoxuetaonis includes the following:
- a CDS encoding HpcH/HpaI aldolase family protein: MPFRVGLPAPFKEGLGSGRARVGMWACTGNPLVTEICAGSGLDWLLIDGEHSTNSLESISVQLQVAAGYPIQPVVRLPANDTVLIKQYLDLGAQNLLIPMVDDAGQAAAAVAAVRYPPHGVRGVGSALARAARWNRVEGYLGRADETITLLVQVETAQAVANVAEIAGTDGVDGIFIGPSDLAASMGYLGQQEHPEVVAAVERCIAVAKDLGVPVGVNAFAEATARRYLDAGVDFILVGADVALLARASEALAAKYLPSGEDGAAPASY; the protein is encoded by the coding sequence ATGCCGTTTCGAGTAGGACTCCCCGCCCCGTTCAAGGAAGGACTGGGCTCCGGCCGTGCCCGTGTGGGCATGTGGGCCTGCACGGGCAATCCGCTGGTGACCGAGATCTGCGCCGGTTCCGGGCTCGACTGGCTGCTGATCGACGGCGAGCACAGTACCAACAGCCTGGAATCGATCAGTGTCCAGCTGCAGGTGGCGGCCGGGTACCCGATCCAGCCGGTAGTGCGGCTGCCGGCCAATGACACGGTGCTCATCAAGCAGTACCTGGACCTCGGCGCGCAGAACCTGCTGATCCCGATGGTGGACGACGCCGGCCAGGCCGCCGCCGCCGTCGCCGCCGTCCGCTACCCGCCCCACGGGGTGCGGGGAGTGGGCAGCGCCCTGGCCCGTGCTGCGCGCTGGAACCGGGTGGAAGGCTACCTGGGCCGCGCCGATGAAACGATCACGCTGCTGGTCCAGGTGGAGACTGCGCAGGCCGTTGCCAATGTCGCTGAAATCGCCGGGACCGACGGCGTGGACGGGATCTTCATCGGCCCCTCGGACCTTGCAGCCTCCATGGGCTACCTCGGCCAGCAGGAGCATCCGGAGGTGGTTGCCGCCGTCGAGCGCTGCATCGCCGTGGCCAAGGACCTGGGCGTGCCGGTCGGCGTGAACGCCTTCGCCGAGGCCACCGCGCGCCGGTACCTCGACGCCGGGGTGGACTTCATCCTGGTCGGGGCCGACGTCGCCCTGCTCGCCCGTGCCTCCGAAGCGCTTGCGGCGAAATACCTTCCTTCCGGAGAGGACGGCGCCGCTCCCGCCAGTTACTAG
- the hpaH gene encoding 2-oxo-hept-4-ene-1,7-dioate hydratase — protein MLEKETIEKIADELVAAGASRTPVPRLTTRYPDMTVEDSYAVQNIWSQRMQESGRKLVGRKIGLTSKAMQAATGITEPDYGVIFDNMVLENGCTVQWDAYTHPRIEVELAFVLGKPLSGPNCSIFDVLDATDYVVPALEILDSRIEMEGRTIVDTISDNAAMGAMVVGGRPVKVTDVDLRWVAALLYKNQTIEETGVAAGVLNHPAAGVYWLANKLAAHGTTLEAGEIILAGSFTRPMWVHKGDTVHADYGQLGAVTCRFE, from the coding sequence GTGCTCGAGAAGGAAACCATAGAGAAGATCGCCGACGAACTGGTGGCTGCCGGCGCCAGCCGCACGCCGGTGCCGCGGCTGACCACGCGGTACCCGGACATGACCGTAGAGGACTCCTATGCCGTCCAGAACATCTGGAGCCAGCGCATGCAGGAGAGCGGGCGGAAGCTGGTGGGCCGGAAAATCGGCCTGACCTCAAAAGCGATGCAGGCAGCCACCGGCATCACCGAGCCCGACTACGGCGTCATCTTCGACAACATGGTCCTGGAAAACGGCTGCACCGTGCAGTGGGATGCCTACACGCACCCGCGGATCGAGGTGGAACTGGCGTTTGTGCTGGGCAAGCCGCTCTCCGGACCCAACTGCTCCATCTTCGACGTGCTGGATGCCACCGACTATGTGGTTCCCGCCCTGGAGATCCTGGATTCCCGCATCGAGATGGAAGGCCGGACGATCGTGGATACCATCTCCGACAACGCCGCCATGGGCGCGATGGTGGTGGGCGGACGCCCCGTCAAGGTGACCGACGTCGACCTGCGCTGGGTCGCTGCGCTGCTGTACAAGAACCAGACCATCGAGGAGACCGGCGTCGCCGCAGGTGTGCTGAACCATCCCGCCGCGGGTGTCTACTGGCTTGCCAATAAGCTCGCGGCCCATGGAACCACCCTTGAAGCCGGAGAGATCATCCTCGCCGGGTCCTTCACACGGCCCATGTGGGTCCACAAGGGAGATACCGTCCATGCCGATTACGGACAGCTGGGGGCGGTGACATGCCGTTTCGAGTAG
- the urtC gene encoding urea ABC transporter permease subunit UrtC: MSAATTRITSFFSSRAGVLSGFGFAAVLLLGVVPAVLPVFSLSLFGKFICFAIVAVGIGLAWGRGGMLTLGQGVFFGLGAYIMAMHMKLADAALFGGTGVPDFMTLYGTGSVPGWWEPFRSPLVTLLAVVLVPGFVATVLGLAIFKRRVKGAYFAILSQALAAAFAVWLIGQQATTGGSNGLSGFRSFLGFDLSDPANKRMLYLLAAVVLLLCVAVARQLMHSRFGELLIAVRDQEERVRFLGYDPATIKTVIYVIAAVMAGIAGALFVPIVGIISPADVGVAPSIAFLIGVAIGGRATLLGPVLGALGVAIAQSSLASSFPSFWVYFQGLLFVLVVGFLPGGLASLPALFGRLRKKRATSDGGTAAAASASPPTAPTPATPLELRA; this comes from the coding sequence ATGAGTGCAGCTACCACCCGGATCACATCCTTCTTCTCTTCCCGGGCCGGGGTCCTCTCCGGTTTCGGCTTCGCGGCGGTCCTGCTGCTCGGCGTCGTGCCGGCCGTCCTGCCGGTGTTCAGCCTCTCCCTCTTCGGGAAGTTCATCTGTTTCGCCATTGTCGCCGTCGGCATTGGCCTTGCCTGGGGCCGCGGCGGGATGCTCACCCTGGGACAGGGCGTGTTCTTCGGGCTGGGCGCCTACATCATGGCCATGCACATGAAACTCGCTGATGCTGCGCTCTTCGGCGGCACCGGTGTCCCTGACTTCATGACCCTTTACGGGACCGGCTCCGTCCCCGGCTGGTGGGAGCCGTTCCGCAGTCCGCTGGTGACGCTCCTCGCGGTGGTCCTCGTCCCCGGCTTCGTGGCGACGGTCCTGGGCCTGGCGATCTTCAAGCGCCGGGTCAAGGGCGCCTACTTCGCCATCCTCAGCCAGGCCCTCGCGGCGGCGTTCGCGGTCTGGCTGATTGGCCAGCAGGCGACGACCGGCGGTTCCAATGGCCTCAGCGGCTTCCGTTCCTTCCTGGGCTTCGACCTCTCCGACCCCGCCAACAAGCGCATGCTCTACCTGCTCGCCGCGGTCGTCCTGCTGCTCTGCGTGGCCGTGGCCCGGCAGCTGATGCACAGCCGGTTCGGTGAACTGCTCATCGCCGTCCGGGACCAGGAAGAACGGGTCCGGTTCCTGGGATACGATCCGGCGACCATCAAGACCGTCATCTACGTCATCGCCGCTGTGATGGCGGGGATCGCAGGAGCGCTGTTCGTGCCGATCGTAGGCATCATTTCACCGGCAGACGTGGGAGTCGCGCCGTCGATCGCCTTCCTGATCGGAGTCGCGATCGGCGGACGGGCCACCCTGCTCGGGCCCGTGCTCGGCGCGCTGGGCGTCGCCATTGCGCAGTCCTCCCTGGCCTCCTCCTTCCCGTCCTTCTGGGTGTACTTCCAAGGACTGCTCTTTGTCCTGGTGGTCGGGTTCCTTCCCGGCGGGCTCGCATCGCTGCCGGCACTCTTCGGCCGGCTCCGCAAGAAGCGCGCAACCAGCGACGGCGGCACAGCCGCCGCGGCAAGTGCCTCACCGCCCACGGCTCCCACGCCGGCTACCCCTTTGGAGCTCCGCGCATGA
- the urtD gene encoding urea ABC transporter ATP-binding protein UrtD: MKTAPAPQTTAQPLLPEGEPQPGGRRSGRPQYLEIRDLRVVFDGFTAVDGVSLDVTQGDLRFLIGPNGAGKTTIIDAITGLVPATGSVNHTGTEILGRKVHQIAKLGVGRTFQTASVFENLSVLQNLDIAAGSGRKPLQLLRRRRGVEPAIEEALEIIGMEHLAGTQAGTLAHGQKQWLEIGMLLVQNSDLLLLDEPIAGMSQDEREQTGELLRRIGASRITLVIEHDMDFVREYATSVTVLAGGRVLSEGSVAEVQADPRVQEVYLGASPAKGH, encoded by the coding sequence ATGAAGACAGCACCAGCACCCCAGACGACCGCCCAGCCGCTGCTTCCCGAGGGCGAACCCCAGCCCGGGGGCCGGCGCAGCGGGCGGCCGCAGTACCTGGAAATCCGGGACCTGCGCGTCGTATTCGACGGTTTCACCGCCGTCGACGGCGTCAGCCTGGACGTAACGCAGGGCGACCTCCGCTTCCTGATCGGTCCCAACGGCGCAGGCAAAACGACGATCATCGACGCCATCACCGGCCTGGTTCCCGCCACCGGATCCGTGAACCACACCGGAACAGAGATCCTTGGCCGCAAGGTCCACCAGATCGCCAAGCTCGGTGTTGGCCGTACCTTCCAGACCGCCAGCGTCTTCGAGAACCTTTCCGTGCTGCAGAACCTGGACATTGCCGCCGGATCCGGGCGCAAGCCGCTGCAGCTGCTGCGCCGCCGCCGCGGGGTGGAGCCCGCCATCGAAGAGGCGCTGGAAATCATCGGCATGGAGCACCTGGCCGGTACCCAGGCCGGCACTCTGGCCCACGGACAGAAGCAGTGGCTGGAGATCGGCATGCTGCTGGTCCAGAACTCGGACCTGCTCCTGCTGGACGAACCCATTGCCGGTATGAGCCAGGACGAGCGCGAGCAGACCGGTGAGCTGCTGCGCCGCATCGGCGCCAGCCGCATCACCCTGGTGATCGAGCATGACATGGACTTTGTCCGCGAGTACGCCACGTCGGTGACGGTGCTGGCCGGGGGCAGGGTTCTCAGCGAGGGCAGCGTTGCCGAGGTCCAGGCCGACCCGCGGGTACAGGAAGTCTATTTGGGCGCTTCGCCCGCGAAGGGACACTAA
- a CDS encoding alpha/beta hydrolase, producing MSTSRVRRPRLLPLAAASATAALLLSPWPAALLIRAVFYRGAQQLVAQMAPYSPEVTEHRGLKYQNGGTRRLDIYLPPGQTGPVPVVFWVHGGAWISGSRRDVAPYLRMLAARGFAAVGVDYQVAPGARYPQALNQLDDALCFLQEHAGKYGLDMSRVVLAGDSAGAQLAAQLAAAVSSPGYAAAAGLSPTLARRQLRGAVLHCGVYDLEAMSELSGILGWGFRTALWAYTGTRNFARTKVADHMSVLAHATPEFPPVFICGGNGDGLTLTQSVPFANRLESLGVPVTRKFWSDDLSPALPHEAQFQFSRPEARAVLEDTQVFLHSVLGQDAVLPGMSSARPAADPLPRPST from the coding sequence ATGTCCACTTCCCGCGTCCGCCGCCCGCGGCTCCTTCCCCTGGCCGCCGCATCGGCGACGGCGGCACTGCTGCTTTCACCATGGCCGGCAGCCCTCCTGATCCGGGCAGTCTTCTACCGCGGGGCGCAGCAGCTTGTGGCCCAAATGGCCCCGTACTCCCCGGAGGTCACCGAACACCGGGGACTGAAATACCAGAACGGCGGCACCCGGCGCCTGGACATCTACTTGCCTCCCGGCCAGACGGGACCGGTCCCCGTAGTGTTCTGGGTTCACGGCGGAGCCTGGATTTCCGGGTCCCGGCGGGACGTCGCCCCCTACCTGCGCATGCTGGCGGCCCGTGGCTTCGCCGCCGTCGGCGTCGACTACCAAGTCGCCCCCGGTGCCCGCTACCCCCAGGCGCTGAACCAGCTCGATGATGCGCTCTGCTTCCTGCAGGAGCACGCAGGCAAGTACGGACTGGATATGTCCCGAGTTGTTCTCGCGGGCGATTCCGCCGGCGCCCAGCTCGCCGCCCAGCTGGCGGCGGCAGTGTCTTCCCCCGGCTACGCCGCCGCCGCGGGCCTCTCCCCCACCCTGGCCCGCAGGCAGCTGCGCGGAGCGGTACTGCACTGCGGTGTCTACGATCTCGAGGCCATGTCTGAGTTGAGCGGAATCCTTGGGTGGGGCTTCCGCACCGCCCTCTGGGCATACACCGGCACCCGGAACTTCGCCCGGACGAAGGTTGCCGACCACATGTCCGTGCTGGCGCACGCGACGCCTGAATTTCCGCCGGTCTTCATCTGCGGCGGAAACGGCGACGGCCTCACCCTCACACAGTCCGTTCCCTTCGCGAACCGTCTGGAGTCCCTGGGCGTTCCGGTGACCCGGAAGTTCTGGTCCGACGATCTCTCCCCTGCCCTGCCGCACGAAGCCCAGTTCCAGTTTTCCCGGCCGGAAGCGCGTGCCGTGCTGGAAGATACCCAGGTGTTCCTGCATTCTGTGCTGGGGCAGGATGCAGTACTGCCCGGCATGTCCAGCGCACGCCCGGCGGCCGATCCCCTCCCCCGACCGTCCACGTAG
- the urtB gene encoding urea ABC transporter permease subunit UrtB, with protein sequence MELLIGQMFAGLSLGSVLLLAALGLSLTFGQMGVINMAHGEFIMAGAYTAFVVQKAIADAGASLLVSLPVAFVVGGTMGLVLEGLLLKRMYHRPLDTLLVTFGVALILQQAARDIFGAPSVDVRVPAWLQGNVELFGTPIPLTRLFILGLALACLAALALLLKATPLGRRIRAVVVNRDLAESSGISSRRTDQLTFFIGSGLAGIAGVAVSLIGSTSPYLGPNYIVDAFLVVVAGGIGQIKGAAIAAFTLGVLQSVFEFSTTASIGKVLILVAVVIFLQLRPQGIFTLKTRSLA encoded by the coding sequence ATGGAACTGCTAATCGGACAGATGTTCGCCGGGCTCAGCCTCGGGTCGGTGCTTCTGCTCGCCGCCCTGGGCCTGTCCCTGACGTTCGGCCAAATGGGCGTCATCAACATGGCGCACGGCGAATTCATCATGGCGGGCGCCTACACCGCATTTGTGGTGCAGAAGGCCATCGCCGACGCCGGTGCCTCCCTGCTGGTCTCCCTTCCGGTGGCCTTCGTGGTGGGTGGAACGATGGGCCTGGTCCTGGAAGGGCTGCTGCTCAAACGGATGTACCACCGGCCGCTGGACACCTTGCTGGTGACCTTCGGCGTCGCACTGATCCTGCAGCAGGCAGCCCGTGACATCTTCGGCGCACCCAGCGTCGACGTCCGGGTTCCGGCCTGGCTGCAGGGCAACGTGGAACTGTTTGGAACGCCGATCCCGCTGACCCGCCTGTTCATCCTGGGGCTGGCGCTGGCCTGCCTGGCCGCACTGGCGCTGCTGCTCAAGGCAACTCCGCTCGGCCGCCGGATCCGCGCCGTCGTCGTCAACCGGGACCTTGCCGAATCCAGCGGCATCTCCTCCCGCCGCACCGACCAGCTGACGTTCTTCATCGGCTCCGGCCTGGCCGGCATCGCCGGCGTGGCAGTATCGCTGATCGGCTCCACCAGCCCCTACCTCGGCCCGAACTACATTGTGGACGCATTCCTGGTAGTCGTGGCCGGCGGCATCGGCCAGATCAAGGGAGCCGCAATCGCAGCCTTCACCCTTGGGGTCCTGCAGTCCGTGTTCGAGTTCTCCACCACTGCCAGCATCGGCAAGGTCCTGATCCTGGTGGCCGTGGTCATCTTCCTGCAGCTGCGGCCGCAGGGCATCTTCACCCTCAAGACGAGGAGCCTGGCATGA
- the urtE gene encoding urea ABC transporter ATP-binding subunit UrtE: MLEVKELKAGYGRTEVLHGVSLTIPDESVAAVLGHNGAGKTTLVRAVVGIIKPTAGSILFNGEDISRLRPHQRVARGLAYVPQGQQSFGPLTTLENLRLVADGRRRGAALLDEALDMFPALKPLLSRRAGLLSGGQRQQLAIARALITEPSLLILDEPTEGIQPNVVAEIEQTIMKLAARPGMHVLLVEQHIGFALQAAHAYSVLAAGRVSSSGDGGTGAAESVRSAMLI; the protein is encoded by the coding sequence ATGCTGGAAGTCAAGGAGCTCAAAGCCGGGTACGGACGCACCGAAGTCCTGCACGGGGTCAGCCTCACCATCCCGGACGAATCCGTGGCAGCGGTCCTGGGCCACAACGGCGCGGGCAAGACCACCCTGGTGCGCGCCGTCGTCGGCATCATTAAACCGACAGCGGGATCCATCCTTTTCAACGGCGAGGACATTTCCCGGCTGCGCCCGCACCAGCGGGTGGCACGCGGGCTGGCGTACGTTCCGCAGGGCCAGCAGTCCTTCGGACCGCTGACCACGCTGGAGAACCTGCGGCTCGTGGCGGACGGGCGCAGGCGCGGTGCTGCCCTGCTCGACGAAGCGCTGGACATGTTCCCGGCCCTGAAGCCGCTGCTTTCCCGGCGGGCAGGACTGCTTTCGGGCGGCCAGCGCCAGCAGCTCGCCATTGCCCGGGCGCTGATCACCGAACCGTCACTGCTGATCCTGGACGAACCGACGGAGGGGATCCAGCCCAACGTCGTTGCCGAAATCGAGCAGACCATCATGAAACTGGCGGCCCGGCCCGGAATGCACGTCCTGCTGGTGGAACAGCACATCGGCTTTGCGCTGCAGGCAGCCCATGCCTATTCCGTGCTCGCCGCCGGACGGGTCAGTTCCTCCGGCGACGGCGGTACCGGAGCTGCCGAATCTGTCCGCTCGGCAATGCTGATCTAG